The Amphiprion ocellaris isolate individual 3 ecotype Okinawa chromosome 12, ASM2253959v1, whole genome shotgun sequence region TTCATcatattgatttaaaatgtttttttttttctatttttgcccTATTTGCTCAAAGTTAGCTTTGATCAATATTCTAATACTATGTCGAGGCAACATAAACTGTCTGAGCAGGCAGTAGCGAGTCCAACACTGTCTttatgtgtccaaaataattagaattttaaaaaattgcaccAGCCCCTTTGAGTGATATCCttgtaaataacaaaaaatagcaGCATGAGAGTCGGGGTGACTGTGCAGATGTAAAGTTTAATACCCACACTCTGTCTGCCAAAACGAGGGAAAGCAAGGGTAAAAAAGGACACATTTTTGGCAGCCCTTCATCAAAAGCATAAAGCAGTGGCCACAAGGGGAGAAGTAAACAGATTAGAAAAGCTATTGACATTTCCCCGTAGCATGGAAGGGGTGTCGAATGGCAGCAAGGATGATAAGGTGTACAGGCATTCAGTCCCCCCTCTCATGTTTTATGTATCTGTGATCACAACTGATCGTGAGAGAAATTAATCAATAACAATGCCGTCAGGATGTGTGGATGACACATGCCACTGctcacccccaccccctcctcACTGCCACCTCCTCGCCACACTCCTCCATTCTCCACCCTCCTCCATTCTCCTCACCCCATCCATTTTGATTCGGGGGCCTGTTGTTCGCCCACGTCTAGGTGAGGGATTTTTACATCCCCGGCGTGCTTGGAGGAACTCCATATGGCCGGGATCAAAGGTGTTGCTGGGTGCATGGTTCTGCTTGGTTGCCAGCCACCGCCGTTAATTAGAAAACAAGATCAGAGGCGGTATTAAAATCCAATTAAGCCCGTATGAACAGATTGCCAAGTGATGTTCACTAATGCATTACTGAGCACCATGCAAATTTTAGTGGCAGCATTTGGCTTTATgttatgtgtttgtgtcattaagagtgtgtgtgtgtgtgtgtgtgtgtgtgcgtgtgcgtgcgtgtgcgtgcgtgtgcgtgcgtgtgcgtgcgtgtgcgtgcgtgtgtgtgtgtgtgtggttgggaGTGTATCTGCGGGAGTGTGTCTATGCTCGTGTCACTTGCCGGCTATCCGAGCCTCTCTGACATTGCCTGATCTTTTCCCTGATACACAACCCTAATCTCATATAAACAATCAGCTAAAGCTCTGCAGCAACAACACCTATCCGCACAATAAGATTGGATGATATTGCTTCTTACAATTAAAGCATAATTGAGAATGCTGAATTATTGATCCATCATAATTGAGTTCTCTTCATTTGATTTGTATGAGAAACTAATATGATGCACAGAAAATCCAGCAGATTTGGATAAATTGCCTGAGAGTGTTTGAGTTTAATCCAAAGATCTATAGCCTTCTCCATTTGGTCTCCACTGGCCACTCAAAGGCAGAAATTCCAAGTGGGACAGGAGCTTTCCATTTAAATCATCTTAAAATCTGAGATAGCTGTCAGCAGATAAAATTAAGCCATGTTAAGGAATTGGATGAGGCACATTAAAATGCGTACATAAAATCATTCTGCACAATAAGTGCCAATTTAGTCCATGAGTTTCATTCgcacagcagacagacagggcATCTGTACCCAAAGACTGACAAGTGGATGCAGCTGGTGGCCTATGGCCTGAAGCATCCACATTATCACAGACGAGGGCTGTTAATGTTGGGCTGAATGGAGCCCCTTTTGAGATACAAAATAGCATTCTGATTAGAAAGCCAGGAAATACACATCTGAAGAGCCGGAAATTGTCACAATGCAGAACCACGGCACATTTGGCACAGTCTCAAGCTGGGTATGGAGGAGGAAGATCTTAATGAAGGGATCTGCTCTATCAAGCACATTGAGCTTTCTCATATAGAGCTCAGTTTTATCAGTTTCTACAGGATATGTACTTCGGGTCAGAGTGTTCTTCTTAATATGattatgtgacaaaaaaactgcagcacatTTGCACAGCGGATTTGTTTGTTGTAAAACTGTTTCAGAGACGTAATGTTGTCTAGGAAAGCCACATGATATGTCTCTTGGCATTTTGGCTCCGTCAACACATCACATCTTTCCTTGCCCTTAATTATTTCTCTTTTCTAACAAACTAAATCCTGAAGAACTACTTaacaatgaaattaaaagtGCAGTCAGTGGAGGAAACTAACtcagtatttccatttttggTTACTTTCTGCTGCAAATATTTCATTCTTTACTTCAATGCATCTATTTTGTGAGCTTTACCAGTAgctttttagatttattttcataatataaTACATAATGTACAAATAAAGTCTGATGTAATATTATAGACTGAGCTAAAACTTGGATTCCAGAGTAGAAATTCACAAGCTACCCAGCAGATAAACACTACGAAGTGCTTGATAACCTATACAAACTTCAATATTAAAGTAATGAAGACTTAAATGCATGAATAATTATGATCCGATAACATGTATTATTCTGAAGTGTGGCACTCTTGATTACTTATCTAAATATATTTTGATGTTTATGCACTTGTACTTTTACTGAATTATAAATTCAAACGTGTGGCTTTTTCTGATACCAGTGTATTTCTACACAGTGGATTTTTACGAGTACAACATCTCAGTACTTCCTCCACACCTGTATGTAGTAAAATTATCTGCCCTGGTGACTTTATAATAGTACAGACGGATCAAAGTGGTGAACAAAAAATAAGTCATGTCTAACAATTCAGAAGGACCGAAAACTCTGGATTGTCCTTGGACATTTTAAATGAGATTGCTGCAtggaaaagagaacaaaaaacacttaaataacaaaaatacacacaaaaaagcataaAGCAGTGGTTGgtacaaaactataaaatacaaTGCACAGTTTGTAGTGctgtgcaaaaataattaacatttgCAAACATTAGGCAAGTTGGGCAGCTTCAACATATTTAATTTTCAGGTTGGTGATCCACCTTCATCAGGATttaaggagcagcagctgtgtatcGTCTACTCATTATGTTCTGATTGGCCAGTGCAGCTCACCTGCAACATTCATAAACCTTCCAAGGGGTGAGAGGGGCAGTAGTAGAAGCTGCTCATTCAACATGATGGCTGTTGGGCTCCCCTCTGGGTAAGTGGCAATTTGATGTTTTGGCTGGTTTCTGTTGTTACTTGtagttatgttgtttttttttttcctctgtcaaTAGGGCTTTGCTCCTTGTTGTGCTGATTGGAACCAGTTACAGCTACCCTGTAAAGAAAGGTTAGACCTATCCATACTTAAATGTTTGTTCAAAGTCAAGCAGTTTCAGTTGTGCTAAAGACTTCTTACTATCCAGGTGGGGATCAAAGCTCCTCTGGTGGTGGTGACAGTACAAATCCTGGTTATGGCTATCAACACCCTTCTGGAGGATATGTATCTATTTCTGGATCCCAGCCTGCCTCATatccagcagctgctgcttaCAGTTCTTCCTACTATCCTGCTGCACCTGCACAATACCCTGGTGGCTACCTTCCAGGGTCAGTGCAGCCAAGTTTACAACCTGGTGCACCTCAAGGTAATGAGTGCTaatgtggattttatttttgtgcattggTTAATGAGTAAAGCAGTGAGCTTGCCATAGGAACTGTAGCAATTGTAATATTGACTCTAGGACATGTCTGGATAAATTCTTTAAGTAGACATCTAAGCTCTGTTCCTGAAGAAGTGTTGCCCCATTCAAGATGTGCTTAAACCTCTATTGATCCTGCACTAGAGAAATTTTCAAGACTTCTCTGAAGGAACCAAAGCCACGTAGATGAGTTGGTACCTTCAGGATCAGTGCTTCAATGCCTTCAATTGAATCTCTATGGACTTGATACAATGCTTAACCTCTAACTTGTGCTCTTAGCCTACAGCTGGGAAGTTGACCCTGTCAAGCCTCTTCCTGTTGAGACCTCTTCATCTCTTGGTGCGTCCAGTGGTCTTGGAGACGCTGAATCCTTTGGTCCCAGCAGTGGGTTTATACCAGGCCCTCCAACCTACCAGGGAGGTGAATTGTCTCATGTGGAGAAGACCTACGAGCATGGCAACTCTGACTCTGAAACTGAAGATCAAGGCAGTCCCCGTTTTCCAGGTGGCCCAGTACCTTTCCCTCTACCAGGCCCTTTCCCTCTGCCAGATGGCTCTGCCCCCTCAGTGTCAGGCCTGTACCTTCCACCTGGTGGCCCAGGCTTTGGTTTTCCTTGGTATCCTTATTATGACTACCAGTTCCTGACTGGCCAGTATCCTCCAGGCACTGTCAGTCACTTCAGCACCAGTTATGAGCAGGGAAGAGACCACTACCATGACAATCACTACATCAGAGACTTGCCCATCATCCCCGGTCATCCACAAGTCCCAGTCTATCCCCCAgttcagcagcatcagcagcagcagctgcagtagTTTGGGAATGTTTATGGCTGTAGTGGAGCCCAAATGAGACCAGAACAAAGTTCCCTCAGCCATATACAGTGACCTATTATGTTAATGAAAACAGAACCCTGAACGCTTTAATGTTTTGCTTTGTCTTTTGCTGGAATGCAAAGTAAATTGATGCAGACATATTGTGTGCCTTcaataaaatctatttaaacCTATATTGTGTTCAGCAATTTTCTTCAGCATGGAAATATTAAGGTATTTGCTCAGCTACACTTTAGTCTGGCCTTCACTTACTGTGGCACCTCAGTGGGCAAAGTAACCTTTGTGTTTAGAGTTCTGCAGGAGGCTAATGGCTGAGGCCACAGAATGCTACTTCAAGGCAATTGGCAGGTGTCCACAGCTGTGATggtgcatttctttaaaccacTTCAAACATTAGCTTAACCTAGTAGCATTTGCTGTTGGGCTTGGCTATGCCTTTACCAATGCTTAAATACTGCCCTCGGATTACTCTGCTAGGGCTGAAATGATTCCTCAAGTGATCTAACTAAAATTTGGAACCAAGGCTTTGTTTAATTCACCACATACTAGACCCCTTGTCACTAACAGGTGGTCTGAGTccagacccagacttcatcctatacaGACCTGGACCTATAgctaaaatggcattttaaattGAATGGGACACTACTTTAACTggtgcagcttttctagtgCTATGAAGGCAGTTTGTAGGTTTTAAGTTGGCTTGACAAACTAAAACatttaacaggtatgaaggtgttTATCAACTGTCTTAACTCGGACTTTTTGCTTCAAACTCATCCACACAAACAGAAGTGTATAACGCTTAATTTGACTCGTTTTCCTCACAAAATGAACTGATCGctaacaggttgttttaatgaagAACAAGGAATGTTAAAAGGTATGATGTTAAAAAGCTGCTACTGCAAATTACGTTAGACAgaaatgctggtagaaaactgttaaacatgtgcagtgtatttattttactgatcaatgcagctgattattgatcacAGACAGCCgaacaataaaacgatcaaactTCATGTATTCAAACATGATGttttgaagtgcatgtaggtctgacactgtctcttaatgaaggaaatcatttgtggccaaatcaaagtgaggCTAATGTTACCGGTTGAATATTCTCTGtcataaatactaataaattgatacattttctaatctgtgtttgatcagctgcagtagcagcagtttaaatggaccaaacataaaaacatatttatgtgatttctgcatcaccagctaaaTACATGTCGGTTCccatggctttgagttttaATTGAATACCCCTgcactatactatatatgtaccaTATCTCAGTACTATACTATAAATGTACAATACACCGCAGATATCCACCCGTGTTCCACCAggatggttatttctgttgcagagTGCTCACCTGCTCTTTTGATAGTGTAACGTGCGTGCCAAGCGCAGAATCCGATTACTCCATTAATTGCCAGAATAATTGATAGAATACTCAGttactaaaataatcaatagctgcagccctagtcTGTGGCCTGCAAGGTACACCTCAAATTGCTGACCATGTGGTGCTTTCAGAAATGACAAAGCATGAATTTAAAACCTCAAACTAGCAGACTGACCCATTGCTTATTTTCTAGATGGTGGTTTTGTAGGCCATACTTTACTATGGTGCATTTGCAAACTGGATGATccctgtgatttttctgctatACCAAGATCAGATCTGTCTCCCAAAAATTACTTTGCTCTATAAACTACATTCTCAACTATTAATACATTGAAAATGTGTCAATATACTTGCCATTTACTCTATTGTTTTCCAGTTGTCTGCGCTCCCTTTCAGCCAAGCAGTCATTAGATGCAGTGGAATCCATTCCCCTggcaacccagaaaatggagaagctTCAAATATGTTGTGCAAGGGTGTAGTTGAACCTATTAAATATTTGAACTTAGACTGGCTTTGgtgtttttagaaaaataaaacatctgagtACTTCCTCCACCTCTGTATGTAGCATAGTTATCTTCAATAGTGAGTGTATAATAGTGCAGGCAGGTCACACTACTAAACAAACAGTGAATTACGGCTAACCATTTGgaagaactgaaaaatctggATTGTCCTTGGACATTTTAAATGAGATTGCTGCATGGAAAATAGAAACTAAATCACACACacgcagaaaaacaagaatacacaaaaagcacaaagcaGTGGTTGGTACAAAACTATAAAATGCAAAGCACAAATTGTCAGGctgtgcaaaaataattaacatcTCTAAAAATGAGGCAACTGGGCCAACTTTAACACACACTTAATTTTCAGGTTGGTGATCCACCTTCATCAGGATTTAAGTAGTAGCAGCTGTGTATCGGCTACTCATTATGTTTTGATTGGCCAGTGCAGCTCACCTGCAACATTCATAATCCTTCCACAGGGTGAGAGTGGCAGTAGTAGTAGCTGCTTGATCAACATGATGGCTGCTGGGCTCACCTCTGGGTAAGTGGCAATTTGATGTTTTGGCTGGTTTTTGTTGGTACTTGTAGTTATGTGTTTGTCTCTTTCAATAGGGCTTTCCTCCttgctgtgctgtttggtgcaACTTACAGCTACCCTGTAAAGAAAGGTAAGACCTATCCATACTTAAATGTTTGTTCAAAGTTAAGCAGTTTCAGTTGTGCTAAAAACTTCTCACTATCCAGGTGGGGATCAAAGCTCCTCTGGTGGTGGTGACAGTGCAAATCCTGGTTATGGCTATCAACACCCTTCTGGAGGATATGTATCTGTTTCTGGATCCCAGTCTGCCTCATatccagcagctgctgcttaCAGTTCTTCCTACTATCCTGCTGCACCTGTACCTCCACAATACCCTGGTGGCTACCTTCCAGGGTCAGTGCAGCCGAGTTTGCAACCTGGTGCTCCTCAAGGTAACTAGTGCTAATGTAATTTACTAAGAAAGCCAGTGTTTCTTTCAGCTTTATCTATGCTGTTAATGGGGCGGGGGAGCAGCGACCGTTCTATAATTTTTAGCAAGAGTTTGTTGCAATATAAACTTGGAACATGTCCgtagtgtttatttttgtaaatgggTGCTTTAGTAGAAGACTAAGCTTTCTCTGTTCCTGAAGAGATTTCTTTAGTTCTGAAGGAGCCAAAACCTCAATGAGGTGAACCGTCTTCAGGATCAGTGCTTAAATGCCTTCCATTGAATCTCTATGGACTTGATACAATGCTTAACATCTAACTTGTGCTCTTAGCCTACAGCTGGGAAGTTGACCCTGTCAAGCCTCTTCCTGTTGAGACCTCTTCATCTCTTGGTACGTCCAGTGGCCTTGGAGACGCTGAATCCTCTGGTCCCAGCAGTGGGTTTATACCAGGCCCTCCAGCCTACCAGGGAGGTGAATTGTCTCATGTGGAGAAGACCTACGAGCATGGCAACTCTGACTCTGAAACTGAAGATCAAGGCAGTCCCCGTTTTCCAGGTGGCCCAGTCCCTTTCCCTCTACCAGGCCCTTTCCCTCTGCCAGATGGCTCTGCCCCTTCAGTGTCAGACCTGTACTTTCCACCTGGTGGCCCAGGCTTTGGTTTTCCTTGGTATCCTTATTACGACTACCAGTTCCTGACTGGCCAATATCCTCCAGGCACTGTCAGTCACTTCAGCACCAGTTATGAGCAGGGAAGAGACCACTACCATAACAATCACTACATCAGAGACTTGCCCATCATCCCCGGTCATCCACAAGTCCCAGTCTATCCCCCAGTTCAGCAGCAGAGGCAGTAGTTTGGGAATGTTTATGGCTGTAGTGGAGCCCAAATGAGACCAGAACGAAGTTCCTTCGGTCATATACAGTAACATATCTTGATGGCAGTCAGGACTCTGAAACACTTGGCTTTAATGTTTTACTTTGTCTTTGGGTGGAATGCAAAGTAAACTCATGTAGGCTTCGTTTGTCTTCAATAAACCTATTTAAACATGTTTCAGTGGTATTTGGCTTTGTTGTGATGGATTACCAATGCATTTGCTGAACAGAGTATGGCACCTAACTTTACTGGTGTCACCTGAGCCCAAGTAACAATGCATTATAAACTGAACTATTTTCAGCAGTACTGGGTCCACAAATGAGAAATTAATGGTACTCTAGGAAAGCAAGTAGTTGTCCACAGGTGTGGCAGAAATTCTTAAGTTTTGCCACAACAATGAGGCAATCCTATAGCACTCACTGCAGATTCACAACTATTGGACTTAAATGCCATATCATACCTTAATCCATCATGGTGCTAGTAGACAACTTTATATGCTCCAGTGTACATTTCAAGTGGCATTGCATGGACAGCAAAAGCACTTAAAGTGCAGTACTCTACCAATGCTCATTAGTTGTgttctgatggctgaaatctcAAAGGAAAAAATGTGGCAGAAATCAGGGCAACATCGACTAtggccacaaacaaaatgaccttatgatgagcacagatgtgttatgcatgtgtacattacatACACATACCAAATCGCATGGCTTAattatgtagcaggcagcagaaATTGATGCGACTCAagcatccccacaatttaatagATTGTTCCATGTATGATTTCCaaaataagtccacagcagtggatttgtagtaggattgtgattgtcagcaggcagctgatgtagcgttcacttgtcacagtgacgccgtgccgctatctcgcagtgatacagaaatttttaataaatccgtggatccagactataagctgcatcactgctgaaATCTAATGAGGAAGTCCCAATCTCATTTCTgattttccctgaaaatttaatccaaatccatttctccgtttttgagtaatgttgcacacagattaAGAGgaggacaaacatacgccaatcgtcacataactccgccacatttCTTGGCAGAGTAGTTAAAATCTTCATTCTAAGACATAagtaactattattattatttcttagaATGGTAGTTCTGTTTCAAGGCAAGCTACACATGCTTTAGCATGGTGCATTTGCAAACTGGACTatccttgtgttttttctgctatATCAAGGTCAGACTTGACTCCCAAAAATTACTTTGCCTTATAACTAAACTACATTCTCAACCACtaaaacattaaacatgttTCTCACAGATTGATTTTGATGCACTTCAacatatttgacatttattgCATTGCTCTGCAACTGCTGTGCTCCTTTTCTGGCCAATCATTAGATGCAGTGGGACCCTTCTCTGTggtaaaccagaaaataaaaaagcttcGAATTTGCTGGGCaagagtatatatatatatatatatatatatatatatatatatatatatatatatatatatatatatatatatatatatatatatatatatatatatttgttttttgtttttgtttttttattttaatttaatttaatttaatttaatttaatttaatttaattttttcttttttttttaaagtaattttttggccttttgttggctttatttgatgGGCACAGtcaagagacagacaggaaaacagGGTGAAGACATGCAGAAAAGGGCCATGAGCGGGAATTGAACCAAGACCACCGCATTCATGCTCACTTGCTTAATCAACTGAGCTATTTAGGTACACAGGCAAACATGTATTTTAACCTATTCAATATATGGCTTCACATTttgattttagtgtttttacagaAGTTTTTCTGAGTACTCTTTCCACCTCAGTATGTAGTATAGTTATCTGCACTGGTAATGGTATTACAGTGTGGGAAGGTGACACTActgaacaaaaagtaaatcacTTTGTTTAAGACGTCTATTTGTCCATTttgcagagacagaaaaggcaGGGagaaggacatgcagcaaatccTGTCATGGGTCAGACTTGATCCATGGCCACTGCATCAAAACATCACCCCCTGTCGATGGGTCATCGACTCAATCAAATGAGCTACTGTAGAACCAAATGATTTCATTTGGAACCTTtcagaagaaatgaaaaatgtgagtGTTGCTTGGGCATGTTCactacaaaaacagagaaaaaaatcatcacccAAATAACaagaatacacaaaaatataagTACAA contains the following coding sequences:
- the LOC111563589 gene encoding calcium-binding protein P-like, giving the protein MMAVGLPSGALLLVVLIGTSYSYPVKKGGDQSSSGGGDSTNPGYGYQHPSGGYVSISGSQPASYPAAAAYSSSYYPAAPAQYPGGYLPGSVQPSLQPGAPQAYSWEVDPVKPLPVETSSSLGASSGLGDAESFGPSSGFIPGPPTYQGGELSHVEKTYEHGNSDSETEDQGSPRFPGGPVPFPLPGPFPLPDGSAPSVSGLYLPPGGPGFGFPWYPYYDYQFLTGQYPPGTVSHFSTSYEQGRDHYHDNHYIRDLPIIPGHPQVPVYPPVQQHQQQQLQ
- the LOC111563591 gene encoding methyl-CpG-binding domain protein 6-like, which translates into the protein MMAAGLTSGAFLLAVLFGATYSYPVKKGGDQSSSGGGDSANPGYGYQHPSGGYVSVSGSQSASYPAAAAYSSSYYPAAPVPPQYPGGYLPGSVQPSLQPGAPQAYSWEVDPVKPLPVETSSSLGTSSGLGDAESSGPSSGFIPGPPAYQGGELSHVEKTYEHGNSDSETEDQGSPRFPGGPVPFPLPGPFPLPDGSAPSVSDLYFPPGGPGFGFPWYPYYDYQFLTGQYPPGTVSHFSTSYEQGRDHYHNNHYIRDLPIIPGHPQVPVYPPVQQQRQ